A genomic segment from Candidatus Eisenbacteria bacterium encodes:
- a CDS encoding tetratricopeptide repeat protein, whose translation MRREKKADGSRKGRASKPRPGSRREAILIVLVVCAVYFPCVFNGFIWDDEGNIYENPTLTRPDGLSQIWGSFRLYQYYPLTFTSFYLEHKLWGMNPMGYHITNILLHALNSVLVFSLLQRLGMRRPLSFFTAMWFAVHPIQAESVAWATERKNLLSGFFYFSSFLFYLKYLDARKAKPYALGLLAYFGALLSKTATLTLSLTLLLVEALRAGSIRVRSLVRVALFLFLGAGMGVVTAVLETYRHGALRAEWSHPLAERMLAVPRVFLFYASKIVLPIRMSFLYPQWEIDPARIEAYGPAVLLAGLLALLWRLRKRIPPLARFGLGHYFVTLLPASGLVNFYFLRYSFVQNHFQYLAGLGILIVLALSGAEIVRRSAGRAPRARLGWVLGAAVVVGCSLLTFRECRIYRDEESLWRHTIAANPEAWLAHNNLGRALVRRGEHEEAMRHFRRALEIRPSFPEAHVNVGLHALRQGDVDRAMDSFETALAARPAFAVAHRNLAEAYAMKEMHDEAIEQCRKALALEPDHAETHVVLGSAYRGKGMLDEAERSLRRALGIKPNQAVAYYNLGFVERDRGRWIEAASLFERAAAIDPSFVDALNELGNTYLSANDPARATAAYQRSLAVHPNQVGTHYNLGLAYQSAGKIDEAISHYNKALEIQPDFSWAHFNLALAYVAKGEHRQAIVHCDQAVRLGHPVDPAFLRLLEPHRESRSN comes from the coding sequence ATGAGAAGAGAAAAGAAGGCGGACGGCTCCCGGAAAGGGCGCGCATCGAAACCGAGGCCGGGGAGCCGGCGCGAGGCGATCCTCATCGTCCTCGTCGTGTGCGCCGTCTATTTTCCTTGCGTCTTCAACGGCTTCATCTGGGACGACGAGGGGAACATCTACGAGAACCCGACCCTCACGAGGCCGGATGGGCTGTCCCAAATTTGGGGTTCCTTCCGTCTCTACCAGTACTATCCCCTCACGTTCACTTCCTTCTACCTGGAGCACAAGCTCTGGGGAATGAACCCCATGGGGTATCACATCACCAACATCCTTCTCCACGCGCTGAACTCGGTTCTCGTCTTCTCTCTTCTCCAGAGGCTCGGAATGCGGCGGCCTCTCTCGTTCTTCACCGCGATGTGGTTCGCCGTGCACCCGATTCAAGCCGAGTCGGTGGCCTGGGCGACCGAAAGAAAGAACCTCTTGTCCGGTTTCTTCTATTTCTCTTCTTTTCTTTTCTACTTGAAGTACCTGGATGCGAGAAAGGCGAAGCCTTATGCGCTCGGCTTGCTCGCGTACTTCGGAGCGCTTCTCAGCAAGACCGCGACGCTGACCCTCTCGTTGACCCTGCTTCTCGTGGAAGCCCTGCGCGCCGGGTCGATTCGCGTCCGGTCCCTCGTCCGCGTGGCTCTGTTTCTATTTCTCGGGGCGGGGATGGGCGTGGTGACCGCGGTTCTCGAAACCTATCGGCACGGGGCTCTCCGGGCGGAGTGGAGCCACCCTCTGGCGGAGCGGATGCTCGCGGTTCCCCGAGTGTTCCTGTTCTACGCATCCAAGATCGTCCTTCCGATCCGCATGAGCTTCCTCTACCCTCAGTGGGAGATCGATCCCGCGCGTATCGAGGCGTATGGGCCGGCGGTTCTCCTCGCGGGGCTTCTCGCGCTTCTCTGGAGACTGAGGAAAAGAATCCCGCCCCTCGCCCGGTTCGGTCTCGGACACTATTTCGTGACGCTGCTCCCGGCGTCCGGGCTTGTGAACTTCTACTTCCTTCGCTACTCCTTCGTCCAAAACCACTTTCAGTATCTCGCCGGTCTCGGCATCCTGATCGTGCTTGCCCTCTCGGGAGCGGAGATCGTGAGAAGGAGCGCCGGGCGAGCGCCGCGCGCGAGGCTGGGCTGGGTTCTGGGCGCCGCGGTGGTCGTCGGTTGCTCGCTCCTCACCTTTCGCGAATGCCGGATCTATCGCGATGAGGAGTCCCTCTGGCGCCACACAATCGCAGCGAACCCCGAAGCATGGCTCGCGCACAACAACCTCGGGAGGGCTCTCGTTCGGCGGGGAGAACACGAGGAAGCGATGCGGCACTTCCGGCGGGCTTTGGAGATCCGCCCGAGTTTTCCGGAGGCTCATGTCAATGTCGGTTTGCACGCTCTGAGACAGGGGGATGTGGACCGCGCGATGGACTCCTTCGAAACGGCCCTGGCCGCGAGACCCGCGTTCGCTGTCGCCCATCGCAATCTGGCGGAAGCCTACGCGATGAAAGAAATGCACGACGAAGCGATCGAACAGTGCAGGAAAGCGTTGGCCCTCGAACCGGATCACGCGGAGACGCACGTTGTCCTCGGATCGGCCTACCGGGGGAAAGGGATGCTGGACGAAGCGGAGAGATCGCTCCGGCGGGCCCTCGGCATCAAGCCCAATCAAGCCGTCGCCTACTACAACCTCGGGTTCGTCGAGAGGGATCGGGGCCGATGGATCGAGGCGGCGTCTCTGTTCGAGCGCGCGGCCGCGATCGACCCGAGCTTCGTGGATGCGCTCAACGAGCTCGGGAACACCTATCTCAGCGCAAACGATCCGGCGCGAGCCACCGCCGCCTACCAGAGGTCACTCGCCGTCCATCCGAACCAGGTAGGGACGCACTACAACCTCGGTTTGGCCTATCAGAGCGCGGGGAAGATCGACGAGGCCATTTCTCATTACAACAAGGCTCTCGAGATCCAGCCGGACTTTTCCTGGGCGCATTTCAACCTTGCCCTGGCGTACGTCGCCAAGGGGGAGCATCGGCAGGCGATCGTCCATTGCGACCAGGCGGTTCGACTGGGACATCCGGTGGACCCGGCGTTCTTGCGATTGCTGGAGCCCCACCGGGAGTCCCGCTCGAACTGA
- a CDS encoding glycosyltransferase family 2 protein codes for MDPSAERQEIVTAAVDLSFVIPVYNGSGSIGAVVDQIHEHFSHLDFEVILVNDGSTDNSEQVCRALVEQHPEKVRLVHLARNFGEHNAVLAGMNHASGRYVATLDDDGQNPPREVLPMYDVIRAGDYDVVFGRYRVKRHSGFRNLGSWINDRVANVVLKKPRDLYLSSFKVMNRFMVDEITR; via the coding sequence ATGGATCCATCAGCTGAGCGGCAAGAGATCGTGACGGCCGCGGTCGACCTCTCCTTCGTCATCCCGGTCTACAACGGCAGCGGGTCGATCGGCGCCGTCGTCGATCAGATCCACGAGCATTTCTCGCACCTCGATTTCGAGGTGATCCTGGTCAACGATGGATCGACCGACAACAGTGAGCAGGTCTGCAGAGCCCTGGTGGAACAGCATCCCGAGAAGGTTCGCCTCGTGCATTTGGCACGCAACTTCGGCGAGCACAACGCGGTTCTCGCCGGCATGAACCACGCAAGCGGCCGCTACGTCGCCACCCTCGACGACGATGGCCAGAACCCCCCTCGCGAAGTCCTCCCCATGTACGACGTGATTCGGGCCGGAGACTACGACGTAGTCTTCGGCCGGTACCGGGTGAAGCGCCACAGCGGCTTTCGCAACCTGGGGAGCTGGATCAACGATCGGGTCGCCAATGTGGTTCTCAAGAAGCCGCGCGATCTCTATCTTTCCAGCTTCAAGGTGATGAATCGCTTCATGGTCGACGAGATCACGAGATAA
- a CDS encoding NAD-dependent epimerase/dehydratase family protein yields MSEFYRGKRVLITGGLGFIGSNLAVRLTEHGARVLLVDSMIPAYGATLRNIEPIKTRVRVNFSDVRDQYSLSYLVRGQELVFSLAGQVSHHESMSDPMTDLDINCRSQLSLLECCRRSNPAVRIVFASTRQIYGRPRYLPVDERHPLAPVDVNGINKLAAEMYNSLYHSVYGIETVSLRLTNTYGPRMDLCNHNKGFAGVFLRKALRGEKIQVYGTGRQRRDFNHVDDVVDALLLAGERDATQGQVFNLGHPEPASLLEFLATLRKFADFEYELVPFPAEAAAIDIGDYFGDFRKFHEAAGWTPRIGLEAGLENTIGYFREFGIAGEAEG; encoded by the coding sequence GTGAGCGAGTTCTACCGCGGGAAACGGGTTCTCATCACCGGAGGCCTCGGCTTCATCGGAAGCAATCTCGCCGTGCGGCTGACCGAGCATGGGGCGCGGGTGCTTCTCGTCGACTCGATGATTCCCGCCTATGGCGCTACGCTTCGAAACATCGAGCCAATCAAGACCCGGGTGCGCGTCAACTTTTCCGACGTTAGGGATCAGTACAGCCTGAGCTACCTGGTGCGGGGGCAGGAGCTGGTCTTTAGCCTGGCCGGGCAGGTCAGTCATCACGAGAGCATGAGTGACCCGATGACGGACCTCGATATCAACTGCCGGAGCCAATTGTCGCTGCTCGAGTGTTGCCGACGCAGTAATCCCGCGGTGAGAATCGTCTTTGCGAGCACGCGGCAAATCTATGGGCGGCCCCGATACCTGCCTGTCGACGAGCGGCATCCGCTGGCTCCCGTGGACGTCAACGGAATCAACAAGCTCGCTGCGGAGATGTACAACAGTCTCTATCACTCGGTCTACGGAATCGAGACGGTGAGTCTGCGTCTGACCAATACTTACGGACCGCGTATGGATCTCTGCAATCACAACAAAGGCTTCGCAGGGGTCTTTCTTCGAAAGGCCCTGCGAGGCGAGAAGATCCAGGTGTACGGAACCGGCCGGCAACGTCGGGACTTCAACCACGTCGACGATGTCGTCGATGCTCTGCTGCTCGCGGGGGAGCGCGATGCGACGCAGGGCCAGGTGTTCAACCTCGGGCACCCCGAACCTGCGAGTCTCCTCGAGTTCCTAGCCACGCTGCGGAAGTTTGCGGATTTCGAGTACGAGTTGGTCCCGTTTCCCGCCGAAGCCGCGGCGATCGACATCGGCGACTATTTCGGCGACTTTCGGAAGTTCCACGAGGCGGCCGGGTGGACGCCGAGGATCGGACTCGAAGCGGGTCTCGAGAACACGATCGGTTACTTCCGTGAGTTCGGCATCGCTGGCGAGGCGGAAGGATGA
- a CDS encoding DegT/DnrJ/EryC1/StrS family aminotransferase, whose amino-acid sequence MIPFFDVRLSSLGFKDEIDEAIRRVLASGQLILGPEVRAFEEEFASYVGVGGAVGVGSGTDALILALRALGVGPGDEVITVANAGVPTVAAIRAVGATPRFVDVRPDGLLIDEEQLEQAICPRTRCLLPIHLYGRAVAMEPILRLASRHGLRIIEDCAQAHGARCQGRHVGTFGDLGCFSFYPTKNLGAFGDGGMVVSNDPCLVEQVRMQRMYGFKEDRYSYCEGINSRLDELQAAILRVKLRHLPACVEARRTIARRYLVGLEGCIDSLPIAPSVEAHAYHLFVVQVSDRQRFVDALRGEGIGHGVHYPVPVHLMDAYRFLGYEEGELPVTERSAKAVLSLPMYPGLEAGAVDRVIETLRRVR is encoded by the coding sequence ATGATCCCCTTCTTCGACGTCCGACTCTCCTCTCTCGGGTTCAAGGACGAGATCGACGAGGCGATCAGGCGCGTGTTGGCTTCCGGGCAGCTGATCCTAGGGCCGGAGGTCCGCGCTTTCGAAGAGGAGTTCGCCAGCTACGTGGGGGTGGGGGGGGCTGTGGGAGTGGGGTCCGGCACCGACGCCTTGATTCTGGCCCTGCGGGCGCTCGGCGTCGGACCCGGCGACGAAGTCATCACCGTAGCCAATGCCGGCGTACCGACGGTGGCCGCGATTCGCGCCGTGGGCGCCACCCCGAGGTTCGTTGACGTGCGGCCCGACGGTCTGCTGATCGACGAAGAGCAGCTCGAGCAGGCCATTTGCCCGCGCACCCGCTGCCTGCTCCCTATCCACCTCTACGGCCGGGCGGTCGCGATGGAGCCGATTCTGAGACTTGCTTCACGGCACGGCCTGCGCATCATCGAGGACTGCGCGCAAGCACACGGCGCCAGGTGTCAGGGGCGGCACGTCGGGACCTTCGGTGACCTTGGCTGCTTCTCCTTCTACCCCACCAAGAACCTCGGAGCCTTCGGGGATGGGGGCATGGTCGTGAGTAACGACCCGTGCCTCGTGGAACAGGTGCGCATGCAGCGCATGTATGGCTTCAAGGAAGACCGTTACTCCTACTGCGAGGGGATAAACAGTCGGCTGGATGAGTTGCAGGCGGCGATCCTTCGTGTGAAGCTGCGACACCTGCCTGCGTGTGTGGAGGCGCGTCGCACGATCGCGCGGCGCTACCTGGTTGGACTCGAGGGGTGCATCGACTCGCTTCCGATCGCGCCCTCCGTCGAGGCGCATGCGTACCATCTCTTTGTCGTCCAGGTGTCGGACCGCCAGCGCTTCGTCGATGCCCTGCGGGGAGAGGGTATCGGTCATGGGGTCCACTACCCGGTCCCGGTCCACCTAATGGACGCCTATCGCTTCCTGGGCTACGAAGAGGGCGAGCTACCTGTCACGGAACGGTCCGCGAAGGCCGTCTTGTCCCTGCCCATGTATCCGGGTCTCGAGGCCGGTGCGGTCGATCGCGTCATCGAGACACTGCGCCGGGTGCGCTGA
- a CDS encoding class I SAM-dependent methyltransferase — MRPGEHEVMARVEADHWWYLGLRDAVARSLGTTRLAVPPHPKVLDAGCGTGENLKFLNGLLRPSYLGGFDSDEEALVMARKKIEGVDVYQSDICDPVIHVDDLDLLVSLDVIYIPGAERSLNGLRRLVASLRRGGLFVLNLPAHPWLYSEHDVAVHTSQRFTSREVASLLDALGLSAELLTHRLFFLFPAVVLSRLPGIWRARRGGDLWAARSDLHTMPGRRLNRLLFGILRAENELIARGARFPWGSSLFAIGRKV, encoded by the coding sequence ATGCGTCCCGGTGAACACGAGGTCATGGCGCGGGTCGAGGCAGACCACTGGTGGTACCTCGGGCTGCGGGACGCTGTGGCTAGGTCGCTGGGAACCACCCGTCTCGCCGTGCCGCCGCACCCCAAGGTCCTCGATGCCGGCTGCGGCACGGGGGAGAACCTGAAGTTCCTGAACGGTCTCCTCCGGCCTTCCTACCTGGGTGGATTCGACAGCGACGAAGAAGCGCTCGTGATGGCCAGGAAGAAGATCGAGGGGGTCGACGTCTATCAAAGCGACATCTGTGACCCGGTGATCCACGTCGACGATCTGGATCTGCTGGTTAGTCTGGATGTGATCTACATCCCGGGTGCGGAGCGTTCTCTGAACGGGCTGAGACGTCTGGTCGCCAGCCTTCGACGGGGCGGTCTCTTCGTGCTCAACCTCCCTGCTCACCCCTGGCTGTATAGCGAACACGACGTTGCGGTGCACACCAGCCAACGCTTCACGAGCCGCGAGGTCGCTTCCCTGCTCGATGCCCTGGGGCTGTCGGCGGAGCTCCTGACCCACCGCCTCTTCTTCCTCTTCCCGGCCGTCGTGCTGAGCAGGCTGCCCGGCATCTGGAGAGCCCGTCGCGGAGGCGACCTGTGGGCGGCTCGGTCGGATCTCCACACCATGCCGGGGAGGCGACTCAATCGACTCTTGTTCGGGATCCTCCGCGCCGAGAACGAACTCATCGCACGGGGAGCCCGCTTTCCATGGGGCAGCTCATTGTTCGCGATCGGCAGGAAGGTTTGA